The genomic region GTTGTTCGGTTCGCCATTCAGCCAGTTGATGTACGTCACCGGTTCGCCGCTGATCCAGAGCCAGGCGCCTTCCTTGGCTTCGTCGTTGAAGCCGATCCAGCGGCGGACAAATGTCATGACATTTGTCCCGAAGCGGCTCGACTTGGCCGCGCGCCGCGCTTAGCTTGCGAAGCGATGAAGCGAGTGGAAAGACCGAACCGGCGTAACAAGATGGCGCGACGAAACCGCCACCGCTGTGGGAGGGTGAGGCTGCCGCCGAACCCTGGCCTTTCGATGCGACGAGATGTCAGGGTTCGACCGGAGTCTCACCCTCCCTCAGAATTTACGCTTCGCGGGTGATCGCTGACACGGGGCAAGTTTCATTCAGATGGTGCCGGACCAAGACAGCACAGGATCGGGAGGATGGCGAACGCCGTCAGCTTTGGCGCCTTGGGCCGTGCTGGCGCTGGGACTTGCGACCACCGCGTGGTTGACTGCGTCGGCTTATCACGAAATGGCGGCACGGGACGCGGAACGTTTTCAGCACGAAGTGGAGCAACTGGTCACCAAGCTGGAAACACGCCTGCGCACGTACGGCCAGGCGCTGATGGGCATGCGCGACTGGTTCACCGGCCACGCGCAGATGAACGAGGAGAATTGGTCCCGATACACCTATACGTTTCACGCCCCGGCCCATTATCCAGGCATCTGAGTATCGAGGACGACGGCACGGGTTTCGACCCCGCGAACCCGGGTGGAGAAGGTTACGGCCTGCGCAACATGCGCGCGCGAGCCGCAGAAAGCGGCGGCGAACTTTCGGTGGATTCACAGCCGGGCCGCGGGACACGGGTGTGCGCCCGAATTCCCGCGGGGTCGGCGAGTCCGTCTCCGACGCCACCGACAAGTCAGTCATGAAACTTTGATGAGTGAGCCGATTCAAGTTTTTCTGCTCGATGACCACCGCGTGGTCCGCGCCGGGTTGCGCAGCATCCTGGCGGAATATGCGTCCATCGAAGTCGTGGGAGAGTGCGGGACCCCGCATGAAGCGCTCCAGGAGATCCAAAAACTCCAGCCGCACGTCGTGCTGCTTGACATCCGGTTGGGCCAGGACGACGGCTGCGAGTTTTGCGGCAAGCTGAAGAAACTCCCCGTGCCACCCCGCGTGCTCATGCTCACTTCCTACGCGGACGAGGAAGTGTTTCTCCGAGCATTGAGCAGCGGAGCGGACGGCTACATCCTCAAGGACACGCGCGAGGCTGCCCTGGCGGCTGCGATCACCGCCGTCTTCGAGGGAGGAACGGTCTGGGGACGTTTCGCCGCGCAACTGCTCAAGCGGATGTCTGGCGCCCTCGAATTTCCCGCCTTGTGCGAAGTCTGCATTCTGGCCGGCGGTTTGAGTTCCCGGATGGGACGGGACAAAACCAGACTGCGGCTGGGAGGCAAACCTCTGCTCGCTCATGCCAGAGCCGCGGCCGCGGCCCTGCACTCTCCGATTCGCGTTATCCGGCGCGATTTGGTGGCGCGCTGCGGTCCGATCGGCGGCGTGTACACCGCCCTGAAGACGACACGCGCCCGGCATGTCCTGTTCCTCTCGTGTGACATGCCCTTCGTGCCTTCGCGGTTGCTGCGGCGATTGATTCTGTCGCCTCGGTCCAAAGTTCGGGCCGCTTTCACCCGGCACGAGCGATCCCTGGGTTTTCCTTTTCTGTTAAGTGTCGAAATGTTGCCCACGGTGGAGAAGCTCTTGCGCCTCGGCCGGTTCGCCTTGCAGGACCTCGCTGCGGAGTTGAAAGCAAAGGCGATTCAACCTGCACGCCGAGAAGCTGCATTGCTGCTCAACGTGAATACACCCGAGGACTGGCTCAGGTGCCGTGAGCTTTGGACGCGGACAAGGAGCGCCGAAAACGCAGGGCAAGCTTCCAGCCTGGCAGTTCGGACGGCATCCTGCCGCTCGAACAACGAGGCAAGGATGCCCCGTTAACCGGGAGACAAGATGTCTGCCCTACGTCCTGGTTTCTCGCCTCCCCTTACTGCTTGGTCCGCGGGATGGACGACAAAGCTCGTAGCGCAGAGTTGCACTCTGCCGTATCGCAGAATTGTATTCTGCGGGGCGTCTCCCAGTCCGAGCCCGCTGGGACTTGCCGGCGCCCTGCCGATTGGAAATCGGCGATACAGCAGATTGAAAATCTGCGCTGCGGTTCTCCGGTCGATCTGTCGTCAATCCCACGGTCTGCACAGTATGGCACAGAATCTGCCATCAATTCCGGATGTTGAGAACTACATGGCGCATCCTTTTCCTGGTCTGCCTCGGCTTTGCTAACAGAGTTGTCCTGGCTGAGGGAGAGACGAATGCCGTTCGGCGAGCCGAATTCCTCAGCGCGGGCGGCGCTTCGTATTTAATCCCTTTGAATGACAACACGAAACCCACGATTCGCGTCGCCACTGGAGCCGGCGGGCCGGAGTGGACCCAGGCACAACTCGAGGGTGCCACCAATCGTGTCGAGATCGGCAGCCGCGTCGTGCTGAAACTGGACCCAGGCCAAAGCCTCGATCCCTTTCTTGCCGACACCGGCCTTTCTTTGGCCAGGACGGTCAGTTCCAATCTCTTCATCTTGCAGGCTGCCGACAGCCGGTCCGCGATTGAAGCCGCTGAAATCCTGGCGAAACAGCCCGGCGTCGCCGCGAGTTATCCCGTCATGCGCCGTCCCTGGGGGCGCCGCGACCTCTACGCGAGAGCCCCCTCCGACACGCTTTTCGACCAGCAATGGCACTTGGAGAATCGAACCAGCGGTTACCGTCTGGCGGGTCCGGATCTGAATGT from Verrucomicrobiota bacterium harbors:
- a CDS encoding response regulator, whose translation is MSEPIQVFLLDDHRVVRAGLRSILAEYASIEVVGECGTPHEALQEIQKLQPHVVLLDIRLGQDDGCEFCGKLKKLPVPPRVLMLTSYADEEVFLRALSSGADGYILKDTREAALAAAITAVFEGGTVWGRFAAQLLKRMSGALEFPALCEVCILAGGLSSRMGRDKTRLRLGGKPLLAHARAAAAALHSPIRVIRRDLVARCGPIGGVYTALKTTRARHVLFLSCDMPFVPSRLLRRLILSPRSKVRAAFTRHERSLGFPFLLSVEMLPTVEKLLRLGRFALQDLAAELKAKAIQPARREAALLLNVNTPEDWLRCRELWTRTRSAENAGQASSLAVRTASCRSNNEARMPR